From Tursiops truncatus isolate mTurTru1 chromosome 13, mTurTru1.mat.Y, whole genome shotgun sequence:
CCTACAAGCAAAAGCGTGGCCCTGGCTTTAAGTATGCCTCAAACCTGCCCGGCTCCCTGCTCAAGGAGCAGAAGATGAACCGGGACAGCAAGGAGGGGCAGGAGCCTGCCAAGCGGAGGAGTGAGTGTGAAGAGGCGCCCCGGCGCAGGCCAGACGAGCACCCCAAGAAGGTGCCCCCTGACGGCATCCTGCGCCGAAAGTCAGACGATGTGCACCTGAGGAGGAAGCGGAAATACGAGAAGCCCCAGGAGCTGAGTGGACGCAAGCGAGTACGACCGGGAGGGACGGGCAGCGAGGGGTGGCCTGGCTGGTCCCGGGTGCAGGGGCGcgtgggcgggggcggggatgggCAGCGGGGAGAGCCGAAGTCACGGAAGTCCTGAGAGCCCGGCCcgagagaaaggaggggaaaaccAGCGAGTCACTCCTCTTCCCACCCCTTTAGGCCTCGACGCTTCAAACGTCCCCCGGTTCCTCCTCTCACCTCTCGCCGAGGCCCCCTCTAGGCAGCAGCCTCAGCCCCTGGTGGAGATCCAGTCTCACTTACTTCCAGCAGCAGGTGCTCCCACGTCGCCCCGCCCTCCCCAGGCCCCGGGGACTCGCGAGTCCCGGGCCGCCCCCGCCCCACTGGTCCTCGAACCCAGTGCCGCAGACCTCCAAGGCACCTGTTCACCGTAGCTTCCCAGGCCTCAGCCCCAAGGCTCTGGCTCGTGGTTCCGGCGTGGGGCCTGGGAAGCTGAAGCTGCCGCGGGGAAGCCCTGTGGATCTGGGGAACCTCGGAGGATCCTGGCGGCCCCTCTTCGCCCACCGGCCCTTCCAGCATCAGCCACGAGGTGGCGCCTGGTTGTCTTCTCCTCGTTCTAGCCATTAAGGCTCGGCCGGGAATCCTGCAGACCCTGCCTCTGGGACAGGCTCCCTGAGCCAAGTCCGACGTGAATGGGCGACTGCATATCTCTGGGTCTGTCCAGGGGTGGGAGGTCAGTTGGGTGGGGACAGCTCTATCACTCTCCGCCAGTTCCAGCTTCTTCCTTAAAACCAGCAGGCAGGGCCCACCCGTCTGTCAGAGCAGAGAAGATGGGATTTGTTGGGAAGGTGACCCTCCAGCCTCTGTTGGTGGGGCTGGGTGTAGAGGGGACCAAATCCCATGAACGCTGGGAGCAAGCTCTGCatcctttcttttctgtgacaGCTAAAACCCGGCAAAGAAGATAAGCTTTTCAGGAAAAAGGTACCATCTTACGCCCTCGCCCCAGGCCTGCTCCTGGGGCAATGGgtcctggggtggagggtgggaggccTGGGTGGGCGCAGCCCCGGGTCTAGGGGCTCATCCCCCCAcgctccccctcctccctcagcggCGGTCCTGGAAGAACGCTGAGGACCGAATGGCTCTGGCCAACAAGCCTCTCAGGCGCTTCAAGCAGGAGCCAGAGGATGACCTGCCCGAGGCGCCCCCCAAGACAAGGGAGAGCGACCACTCCCGCTCCAGCTCCCCCACCGCCGGCCCCAGCACGGAGGGGGCGGAGGGCCCcgaggagaagaggaaggtgaAGATGCGCCGGAAGCGGCGACTCCCCAACAAGGAGCTGAGCAAGGAGCTGAGCAAGGAGCTCAACCAGGAGATCCAGAAGACGGAGAGCAGCCTGGCCCACGAGAACCACCAGCCCATCAAGTCGGAGCCTGAGAGCGAGAACGAGGAGCCCAAGCGGCCCCTGGGCCTCTGTGAGCGCCCTCACCGCTTCAGCAAGGGGCCCAACGGCACCCCCCGGGAGCTGCGGCACCAGCTGGGGCCCAGCCTGCGCAGCCCGCCCCGAGTCATCTCCCGGCCCCCTCCCTCCGTGTCCCCGCCCAAGTGCATCCAGATGGAGCGACATGTGATCCGGCCGCCCCCCATCAGCCCCCCGCCCGACTCGCTGCCCCTGGATGATGGGGCGGCCCACGTTATGCACAGGGAGGTGTGGATGGCCGTCTTCAGCTACCTCAGCCACCAAGACCTGTGTGTCTGCATGCGGGTCTGCAGGACCTGGAACCGCTGGTGAGGGGCACCGGCTGAGTTTGGATGGGGGCACCAGGGGGTCAGGCTGAGGCTTAGACTAGGCCAGGGATGGCGCGTGCGTCCCCACTGGAGTCACTCGTGATGCTCTTTCTTTCTAAGCCCCGTCCAGCTTAAATATCCTCCTCAAAGAGGTCTAGCAGCTACAGTCAGTGTGGTCTTGTCAAAAGAGGTGAACCCTATTTGCTTTCCTGATTTAGCTTCTTGGAAGATGAACTGAGGACCAGGGGGAGCCCTTGTCCTTAAAGAGCTAGCCCAGGTCACGAGTGCCGCGCCAGTTCCTCATCTTAATCCCTGCTTTGATAGTTCCCAGCTGGAACGGTCtctgaccttggccaagttacttaccTTCATCTGTGAACAGGCATGATGCAGGGTTGTTTTGAGATATGGCCTGTGGAGGGTGTAATTAAACCCCCAGTAAATACTTTACAGCTTCTGGTACTttccatgggggtgggggggaagggctGTGACAATCAGAGCAGAGGCTCTCAGGTGCCAACGAGACGGAAACTAAACAGAAGGGTCCAGGAGACGAAGTTAAGGAGCCTCCCCCTGGGCTTGGTAGGTGGGGGACTGACCACAGCTATGCATGGGGCTCCCCAAGAGAGCTCCCAACTCTGACGTTGCCCCCTCTGCTGGGCTTGGCCCCCAGGTGCTGTGATAAGCGGTTATGGACCCGCATCGACCTGAACCACTGCAAGTCCATCACACCCCTGATGCTGAGCGGCATCATCCGGCGACAGCCTGTCTCCCTGGACCTCAGCTGGACCAATATCTCCAAGAAACAGCTGAGCTGGCTCATCAACCGCTTGCCTGGTGAGCACTGGGCCAGGGACCCTCAATGTGCAGTAGCAGGGGCTGGGGTGTATCACCTGACCTGCCACCCCCTCTCTGTCCCCCGCCAGGGCTCCGAGACCTGGTGCTGTCAGGCTGCTCATGGATCGCAGTCTCAGCCCTCTGTAGCTCCAGTTGTCCGCTGCTCCGGACCTTGGATGTCCAGTGGGTAGAAGGACTAAAGGACGCCCAGATGCGGGATCTCCTGTCCCCGCCTACAGATAACAGGCCAGGTGAGTGTCCGGGACAGGGGTGTACCCAAGGCATGGTCACAAGAAGGTGGTATGACCAAGCTGTGCCGTTGGATCTGGTTTTCACCACAGACCCCATCTGGTACTCATGTCTTCAAGCCTTTTCTGGCTTCAGCCCTTCTCGACGCAGAGCTGAGTCCCAGCTGCTGTTCTCAGTCAGCTTTGGGTACAAGAGGGGACCTGTGAGAGGGCAGAGGCTCCCAGGATGCCACTTTGGGAACTCTGCATCTCACTGCTTCTATGTTAATTGGTCCTTCGTTGGCTTTAAGCCTCAGGCATCGGGGTCAGTGTGGCCGGACAGGGCCTCACGGGATGAAGCCCTCCTAGGTCGGGTTGCAGGACTCACTGCTCCCCACCAGTACCTTAAATGAGGAATCTGTGGTGACCCAGAGATGCTGTGCTGTCTGTACTCCAATTGGCTGAGCACTGTTGGGTGGAATGCAGGCTCTGTGTTTCTAGGTCTTCTGACTTTTAAAGAATCTACAAGGGTAAAACTTGATGTGGAATATTccgatttttaaatgttggaaccAGTTTTGATCTTTTGGGGGAGACACTCAATGGCTAAATGAGACCCAGGTGTTCCACCTGGCTGGTAGGCCTTGTAAAGTGTCATGTCAGGGTGACATGTTGCCTCTCTGTCCTGCCCCCTCAGGTCAGATGGACAATCGGAGTAAGCTCCGGAACATTGTGGAGCTGCGTCTGGCCGGTCTGGACATCACAGACGCCTCCCTGCGGCTTATCATTCGCCACATGCCCCTGCTCTCCAAGCTCCACCTTAGTTACTGTAACCATGTGACTGACCAGTCCATCAACCTGCTCACCGCTGTGGGCACCACCACCCGAGACTCCTTAACCGAAATCAACCTGTCAGGTCAGTGCGGGGCACCCATCGGGGTCTGCCCAGGACCCCGGGGGACAGGCTGGGCATTCTTCATTCGAAAGGAAATACTTGTGGGCCTGTTGCTATAGGGTCACAGTGTTAGACGCTACGACACaccagtgaacaagacagacccaCGGCCTAGTCTAGAGGGGAAACACACATTAAACAAATAAGCGTTATTAGATTTTAAATAATTGCTCCAAAAAATAGTGCTAGTAGCAGTGAGAGCACATGAGCACATAGCAGTGGGTCTTGACCCAAAATATGGGCTAGAAAAGCTTCCCTTGGGTGCTGTGGACGACCTGGCGCCTGGCAGCAGGGGGTGTGGGAGAGTAGCCGGCAGTGAGGCCAGGCTGGGCCAATGGAGTAATAAGCAGCTTGATTTCTGCCATGGTGGTTGTCGCTTATGTGTCCCCCTCCTGACCCTGCTATCAACGGGCCTGTTGttgacaagaaaaaaaacccacagtggaGTCCTCACTCCCCCCACTTACTGATGGGGCTGGAGTTGGTTCCTAAGGACTTGGGGCACAACCAACGGGAAGGTGGACAGAGGCAACGCTGCCTGTTCTCAGCCCAGTTAACCCAGTTCTCATCTCATCGCTCAGGATGGTCAGATTGGGCGTGTAAGATTTggaccagaccaaaaaaaaaaggagaaaagaaacttttttcttctagaaattacCAAGTAATAAATGATACCCTCACctcatttaaattacattttgacACAGTCCAATCTGATGTCTGGCTTGGTCAGGATTCACATATTGTTTAGCTgtttccctctctccatcccacaTTCATGCCTGAGAAACGCCTTCCTGTTACCAGTACCACATCCGCGTGGGAGCTGATGCTGTACCTTAGTGCCTAGGGAGCCCACCCTCCTCCTTGGGGAGTATTGGTGGCgaggtgaggggggagggggggtgttgCATTCCATGGAGGCAGAGAACAGAGAGCCACACTGAGGTGAGCTTTCACCAAGACCCCAGCTCCAGGCTCAGCTCGTGGTCTTGAATTGATGCTGGGGCCGCCCCGTGGAGGAGGGCCTGGGGAGCATCTTGTTCTAAAGCGCTCGGTAGTAATGAACTCTTTTCACTTATTCTAATTTAATTACTATGCATGTGTAGCAGAGATCCCAGTATAAATCCCCCTCCCCTGCAGCACAGTCCATGATGTGTTTGTATAAAtcatctttttccattttgttttccacCACAATCCTTTGAGGTCATCTTTTTGTCTCAGGATCTACATGCAGATCTCTGCGTTTGCATTAAGAGCTGTGATGTATATGAAGCCCAGTCTCTCTCATACCCAGTCTCTTCTAGattcagttctttttaaaatgttttcccctCCTGTCAGTATAACTAGTTCATGATAAAATAAGTCTCTTCCACAAAATGGATGGCACTTGACATGTTTCCAGATCCTTCATTGTGGTTGGAGGATCAGGTCTAGTGGCAGAGTGAAGCCATGGTTGCTCGAGGTGGCCCTTTggcttccccttccctgcccctgaTTCTCACCTTGAGGCAACCACCTTCAACTCTTGAGCTCTTTGTTTCGGTTTACCTCCATTTTTTCCAAACAGCAAGCCTACAttgctttcttattgttttttgtttttcttttcagatgcTCTGTGTTTGTTAACTTGCTATGCAGAGAACAAGGATTACTATTCTTACATTCTCTTACCctgcttccttttctcccttcatcTTCCCAATTTGTGGTTAAGTCACTATTACTTACCTTATTATGGCCATGTTAGTATTGTCCACTGTTGAACCAGTGTGTATTATGGGTATGTTTCCTTTCTTGCacatgtttttggtttgttttccctAGAGTTAATAATTGTCTCATTTTTGTTTGGTTAGTTTCTATAACAGACTTGAGTACTGTTCTTTCCCCACGTGAACTCGTCAGGCCCTCAACCAGTCTGTGTAGAAACCACCCTCCTGGacttctcttcctcctgcccccactTGAACTTGGCTGTCTCTGCCTGCTGCACAGCTCCTgtcctgggacttccttggtttCTGTCTTGTGCAGGGACCCTTCTTTCCTTGGTCCCGTATCTTCTTTCTTGGTTTATCTGTTCGTTTGGTAGAGGACATCTTCCAGACCTTATATGTCTGAAAATGGCTGTACTATACCTTCATGTTTAATTGATAGCTTAGCTGGTTATATAGTTCTAGTTTGGGAACCATATTGTTTCAGAAAGTGGGAGGCACTGCTCCTTTGGCTTCTGCCTTCCAGAGTTGATGTCCAAAACGATTTGATTCTCCATCCTTCagtgaatattttctctcattggAAGTTTGTAGAACAcgatctttttatttatttatttaaaaaattattttttaaaaaaatttaattaatttggctgtgccgggtcttagttgcaggatacaggatcttcgttgcagcatgtgggctctagttccctgaccagggatcaaacctgggccccctgcattgggagcgcgagtcttagccactggagcaccagggaagtcccgtgtaGGACATGAGTTTATCTCAAAGTTTTTTGCAGTTTTGGTTGGTGAGCCTTGGTTTGAGTCCATTTTCAGGGATTGTATTGAGCATTCATGAGTGCTTTCAGTCTCTCAATTTGGTTCTGGAAAATTGCCttgaattatttaatttccttcccttctgttttctttctttagtagTCCTCTGAtacctttagttttttttttcctttttcccatctCTGTATCTGGTTTTCCTCCACTTATCACAGAATTcatatacagctgacccttgaactaGTTAGGGGCTAGGGGTACAGCCCTCCTTGCAGTAGAAAATCCAAATATAACTTAACAGTTGGCCCTTGGTATCCACACTTCCTCCAAAAACTCAGATTCAACCACTAATTTGTAgcctgtagtatttactattgaaaaaaatcagcatataagtggacccgcacagttcaaacccgtgttgttcaagggtcaactgccatgagtttttcatttctgctttttgttAGGTTCAAACATATGAAGCTGCTTTTTATGTAGGTCAGA
This genomic window contains:
- the KDM2B gene encoding lysine-specific demethylase 2B isoform X20, with protein sequence MAMSVSAEDDDYESEPDQNRAVGRPKGKLGPASAVKLAANRTTAGARRRRTRCRKCEACLRTECGECHFCKDMKKFGGPGRMKQSCIMRQCIAPVLPHTAVCLVCGEAGKEDTVEEEEGKFNLMLMECSICNEIIHPGCLKIKESEGVVNDELPNCWECPKCNHAGKTGKQKRGPGFKYASNLPGSLLKEQKMNRDSKEGQEPAKRRSECEEAPRRRPDEHPKKVPPDGILRRKSDDVHLRRKRKYEKPQELSGRKRASTLQTSPGSSSHLSPRPPLGSSLSPWWRSSLTYFQQQLKPGKEDKLFRKKRRSWKNAEDRMALANKPLRRFKQEPEDDLPEAPPKTRESDHSRSSSPTAGPSTEGAEGPEEKRKVKMRRKRRLPNKELSKELSKELNQEIQKTESSLAHENHQPIKSEPESENEEPKRPLGLCERPHRFSKGPNGTPRELRHQLGPSLRSPPRVISRPPPSVSPPKCIQMERHVIRPPPISPPPDSLPLDDGAAHVMHREVWMAVFSYLSHQDLCVCMRVCRTWNRWCCDKRLWTRIDLNHCKSITPLMLSGIIRRQPVSLDLSWTNISKKQLSWLINRLPGLRDLVLSGCSWIAVSALCSSSCPLLRTLDVQWVEGLKDAQMRDLLSPPTDNRPGQMDNRSKLRNIVELRLAGLDITDASLRLIIRHMPLLSKLHLSYCNHVTDQSINLLTAVGTTTRDSLTEINLSDCNKVTDQCLSFFKRCGNICHIDLRYCKQVTKEGCEQFIAEMSVSVQFGQVEEKLLQKLS
- the KDM2B gene encoding lysine-specific demethylase 2B isoform X19, coding for MHPPEELKSMWRPGSHSKAHHPPEAGRSNGPGTQMGDARRPQCGKKASQLETECRMSPVGCEQSKVGECASLTSNSLSSWRTGEVQPKFRYPFYYEMCWYVLERYVYCVTQRSYLTQEYQRESMLIDAPRKPSIDGFSSDSWLEMEEESCEQQPQEEEKEGEGEEEEEGADKTPKAPTDGPASPGSTPSEDPEAPGKKPKAPAMRFLKRTLSNESEDSVKSTTVPIDYPKTPTGSPATEVSAKWTHLTEFELKGLKALVEKLESLPENKKCVPEGIEDPQALLEGVKNVLKEHADDDPSLAITGVPVVTWPKKTPKNRAVGRPKGKLGPASAVKLAANRTTAGARRRRTRCRKCEACLRTECGECHFCKDMKKFGGPGRMKQSCIMRQCIAPVLPHTAVCLVCGEAGKEDTVEEEEGKFNLMLMECSICNEIIHPGCLKIKESEGVVNDELPNCWECPKCNHAGKTGKAYKQKRGPGFKYASNLPGSLLKEQKMNRDSKEGQEPAKRRSECEEAPRRRPDEHPKKVPPDGILRRKSDDVHLRRKRKYEKPQELSGRKRASTLQTSPGSSSHLSPRPPLGSSLSPWWRSSLTYFQQQLKPGKEDKLFRKKRRSWKNAEDRMALANKPLRRFKQEPEDDLPEAPPKTRESDHSRSSSPTAGPSTEGAEGPEEKRKVKMRRKRRLPNKELSKELSKELNQEIQKTESSLAHENHQPIKSEPESENEEPKRPLGLCERPHRFSKGPNGTPRELRHQLGPSLRSPPRVISRPPPSVSPPKCIQMERHVIRPPPISPPPDSLPLDDGAAHVMHREVWMAVFSYLSHQDLCVCMRVCRTWNRWCCDKRLWTRIDLNHCKSITPLMLSGIIRRQPVSLDLSWTNISKKQLSWLINRLPGLRDLVLSGCSWIAVSALCSSSCPLLRTLDVQWVEGLKDAQMRDLLSPPTDNRPGQMDNRSKLRNIVELRLAGLDITDASLRLIIRHMPLLSKLHLSYCNHVTDQSINLLTAVGTTTRDSLTEINLSDCNKVTDQCLSFFKRCGNICHIDLRYCKQVTKEGCEQFIAEMSVSVQFGQVEEKLLQKLS